The following are from one region of the Anolis carolinensis isolate JA03-04 unplaced genomic scaffold, rAnoCar3.1.pri scaffold_15, whole genome shotgun sequence genome:
- the LOC100568054 gene encoding transmembrane protein 201 isoform X2, with protein sequence MSFSKESPTSEYFSLLSGSCLPSPVPSPAPSVAGSVASSSGSLRYRRPLISPARLNLKGQRLMLFSAQNGVPSGEDFAPSESHGFASDVPAFPKRNHIEREMHDTRAVLEAGSLCSEGSAKKTDNSSHGSSCVVDTTTNGEESPGWKGRVGCWSVRGLLAVSLTLNAVFTSAFLYRSLR encoded by the exons ATGTCCTTCTCCAAGGAATCACCTACATCAG AATACTTCTCGCTCCTCTCCGGGAGCTGCCTCCCTTCCCCGGTGCCGTCGCCCGCCCCATCCGTGGCCGGTTCCGTGGCCTCGAGTTCGGGTTCCTTGCGCTACCGCCGACCACTCATCAGCCCGGCCCGGCTCAACTTGAAGGGCCAGCGGCTGATGCTCTTCTCGGCCCAAAACGGGGTCCCCTCCGGCGAGGACTTCGCCCCCTCGGAAAGCCACGGCTTCGCCTCCGACGTGCCCGCTTTCCCCAAGAGGAACCATATTGAGAGAGAAATGCATG ATACCAGGGCGGTCCTCGAGGCGGGCAGCCTTTGCAGCGAGGGCTCCGCGAAGAAGACGGACAACTCCTCGCACGGTTCCAGCTGCGTGGTGGACACCACGACCAACGGGGAGGAGAGTCCCGGCTGGAAGG GTCGCGTCGGCTGCTGGTCTGTCCGGGGCCTCCTCGCCGTGAGCCTGACCCTCAACGCCGTCTTCACCTCGGCCTTCCTCTACCGAAGCCTGCGGTGA
- the LOC100568054 gene encoding transmembrane protein 201 isoform X1, producing the protein MKQRLCMLNHWEAKVSLSQPHTWNSCGAFPISKSRTLIQFSLSLPEYFSLLSGSCLPSPVPSPAPSVAGSVASSSGSLRYRRPLISPARLNLKGQRLMLFSAQNGVPSGEDFAPSESHGFASDVPAFPKRNHIEREMHDTRAVLEAGSLCSEGSAKKTDNSSHGSSCVVDTTTNGEESPGWKGRVGCWSVRGLLAVSLTLNAVFTSAFLYRSLR; encoded by the exons ATGAAGCAACGTTTGTGCATGTTGAACCATTgggaagcaaaggtgtcactgtctcagccacatACATGGAACAGTTGTGGGGCATTTCCAATTTCTAAGTCAAGGACACTCATccagttttctctctctttgccagAATACTTCTCGCTCCTCTCCGGGAGCTGCCTCCCTTCCCCGGTGCCGTCGCCCGCCCCATCCGTGGCCGGTTCCGTGGCCTCGAGTTCGGGTTCCTTGCGCTACCGCCGACCACTCATCAGCCCGGCCCGGCTCAACTTGAAGGGCCAGCGGCTGATGCTCTTCTCGGCCCAAAACGGGGTCCCCTCCGGCGAGGACTTCGCCCCCTCGGAAAGCCACGGCTTCGCCTCCGACGTGCCCGCTTTCCCCAAGAGGAACCATATTGAGAGAGAAATGCATG ATACCAGGGCGGTCCTCGAGGCGGGCAGCCTTTGCAGCGAGGGCTCCGCGAAGAAGACGGACAACTCCTCGCACGGTTCCAGCTGCGTGGTGGACACCACGACCAACGGGGAGGAGAGTCCCGGCTGGAAGG GTCGCGTCGGCTGCTGGTCTGTCCGGGGCCTCCTCGCCGTGAGCCTGACCCTCAACGCCGTCTTCACCTCGGCCTTCCTCTACCGAAGCCTGCGGTGA